DNA sequence from the Glycine soja cultivar W05 chromosome 18, ASM419377v2, whole genome shotgun sequence genome:
TCGATGACAGGGCACTCATAGTCAACAACATATTGATCATTCATCAtgcattaaaattgaatttgaagctCTACGAGTACAGATTAAGAATTGAGATCCCTGGGCATGGGGCCAAAATTCGAGACTATTTTTAATTACGCAGACACGATACCCACatagaaaagaatgaaaatttgaGGAAATAGAACAAATGGGTAATAAGAAAACAAAGACAAGAGGGGGTTATAATCGGAACTTACGATGTCTTTGAATAGAAGATAAgcgatgaaaaagaaaagaaagaagaggatcTCAAACTCGGCGTGTCTCACGAAGGCGAAGACCGCCGCAACCGCCCGAGTCAATAACGACTCGTTCCGAGTCTCGCCTCGCCTCGCCATCGCTGTTATCTCTCACACTTCTAATAATACAACAATCTTTCTCACACAGACGTAGAAACGATAAATAGTCCAAAAAGTGTGAGAGTTTGaaaagtttattcaaatttaatcataaaaattttaaaaaagatatgaTAAATGAATTCTACAGAtacatttatcatattattttttgtgaatttAGTTATTTACCTGAGAAAAATCATAATGTTTATCTTCAAACGGATCCGGGTCGGGTACGGGTACTTCCTGGACCGGCCCAAAACGACATTAGCGTTTCACGTTTTGTTCATCATCAATCCTGATACCAAGCTTCTCGTCACCGCCATTCACCCGTGTGTGTTAcctttgattataaattttttaataaaagtttaTATTCATTTGACGTTTTGTTCTTCACCATTGAATCATTATAGCAGGTTCTCTTGAAAGAaagtcttgtaatttttttgtaacaAATTACAATTAGAGACTTTGGCTCCGTGGTTGAATTTCTGATATATTTTCACAAGCTTGATTCTTTAGGCGTGTTGCCAACTGAGCCATTAGGTAAAGTcttgtaataatattttaatgttatgaAATGCGAACATTTACTCTATCTCTTGTTCATATATGTAATATGTATTCATTGCTGAATGAATTTCG
Encoded proteins:
- the LOC114394592 gene encoding uncharacterized protein LOC114394592 encodes the protein MARRGETRNESLLTRAVAAVFAFVRHAEFEILFFLFFFIAYLLFKDITSRPDYNQMFVKKPGGPEFWPF